A region of Desulfuromonas sp. TF DNA encodes the following proteins:
- a CDS encoding hydrogenase small subunit has translation MKNENTPEPVSLPEEMLQRWEERGVGRREFMKFCSTMAATLALPVSFIPKIAEALEADNRPPVIWLEFQSCSGDSEALLRANAPTAAELILDHLSIEYAEVIMAAAGHQAEQAKNEAIEKYKGKYIAVVEGSIPMKDGGVYCTIGGESALNIARKVCGNAAVTIAVGSCATFGNIPAAAPNPTGAVGVRKAVPGATVLNLPGCPLNAENLTAAIVHFITFGKLPAVDGLNRPLFAYGKRIHDNCERRSHFDAGQYAEKFGDPGHRKGYCLYKLGCKGPETFHNCPTVRYNEGVSWPVMAGHGCIGCSEPQFWDAMTPFYRRLPKVPGFGIEATVDKIGIGLAAATAVAFGAHGVISALRKGDESDKVKKEE, from the coding sequence ATGAAAAATGAAAACACCCCGGAACCGGTCTCCCTGCCGGAGGAGATGCTTCAGAGATGGGAGGAGAGGGGAGTCGGCCGCCGCGAGTTCATGAAATTCTGTTCGACCATGGCTGCCACCCTGGCTCTTCCCGTCAGTTTCATTCCGAAGATCGCCGAAGCGCTGGAAGCCGACAACCGGCCGCCGGTCATCTGGCTGGAATTCCAGAGCTGCAGCGGCGACTCGGAGGCCCTGCTGCGCGCCAACGCGCCCACGGCGGCGGAGCTGATTCTGGATCATCTCTCCATCGAATATGCCGAGGTGATCATGGCCGCCGCGGGCCACCAGGCGGAGCAGGCCAAGAACGAGGCCATCGAGAAGTACAAGGGAAAATACATCGCCGTGGTGGAGGGGTCGATACCGATGAAGGACGGCGGCGTCTACTGCACCATCGGCGGCGAGAGCGCTCTAAACATCGCCAGGAAGGTCTGCGGCAATGCGGCTGTTACGATCGCCGTGGGCAGCTGCGCCACCTTCGGCAATATTCCCGCCGCCGCTCCGAACCCGACCGGGGCGGTGGGGGTGCGGAAGGCCGTCCCCGGCGCCACCGTGCTCAACCTGCCGGGCTGCCCGCTCAACGCAGAAAACCTCACTGCGGCGATCGTCCACTTCATCACCTTCGGAAAGCTTCCCGCGGTCGATGGTTTGAACCGTCCTCTTTTCGCCTACGGCAAGCGGATTCACGACAACTGCGAACGCCGCTCCCACTTCGACGCGGGGCAGTATGCGGAAAAATTCGGCGATCCGGGTCATCGGAAGGGGTATTGCCTGTACAAGCTCGGCTGCAAGGGCCCGGAAACCTTCCACAACTGTCCGACGGTGCGCTACAACGAAGGGGTGAGCTGGCCGGTCATGGCCGGTCACGGCTGCATCGGCTGCTCCGAACCGCAGTTCTGGGACGCCATGACTCCCTTCTACCGGCGTCTGCCGAAGGTCCCCGGTTTCGGAATCGAAGCGACCGTCGACAAGATCGGCATCGGGCTGGCTGCAGCAACCG
- a CDS encoding BCAM0308 family protein, with translation MPNKGIHGSQVSDRKGRKFESETDQKRGRNRRNLDPYVMDEGRPEPAVCIRCHAVYKNKHWYFEENEFKYLRENREAVETACPACQKITQSYPEGVVTLRGDYLWHHEEEIRNILKNEENKAMAKNPLERIMRMEREGDNLVIETTEEKLAEHLGRALNKAHQGELKIDWSDEHSLCRVTWERSA, from the coding sequence ATGCCAAACAAGGGCATTCACGGAAGTCAGGTCAGCGATAGAAAAGGGCGTAAATTCGAAAGCGAGACCGACCAGAAGCGGGGCCGCAACCGGCGCAATCTCGATCCTTACGTCATGGACGAAGGACGGCCGGAACCTGCGGTATGCATCCGATGTCACGCCGTTTACAAGAACAAGCACTGGTATTTCGAGGAAAACGAATTCAAATATCTCCGGGAAAACCGTGAGGCCGTCGAGACCGCCTGCCCCGCCTGCCAGAAGATCACCCAGTCCTACCCCGAGGGCGTAGTCACCCTTCGCGGCGATTATCTCTGGCATCACGAGGAGGAGATTCGCAACATCCTGAAGAACGAGGAGAACAAGGCGATGGCCAAGAACCCCCTGGAGCGCATCATGCGTATGGAGCGCGAAGGGGACAACCTGGTCATTGAAACGACCGAGGAAAAGCTGGCCGAGCATCTGGGGCGGGCATTGAACAAGGCGCACCAGGGAGAACTCAAGATAGACTGGAGCGATGAGCATTCTCTCTGTCGGGTGACTTGGGAACGATCGGCCTGA
- a CDS encoding archease, with the protein MGRYRILEHTADMGIEAAGETLDELLVQAARGMMEIISGAEALPHEERSVEITAGEGEELLVNWLNEILFLFDSGGFFPAEFVIEQATENRIRARILGEPFDPDRHPIDREIKAATYHQLRLEHGEKGWLARVYLDL; encoded by the coding sequence ATGGGGAGATACCGCATTCTGGAACATACCGCCGATATGGGGATCGAAGCCGCCGGAGAGACTCTGGATGAGCTTCTGGTCCAGGCGGCCCGGGGAATGATGGAGATCATCAGTGGGGCCGAGGCGCTCCCCCATGAGGAGAGAAGTGTCGAAATCACGGCCGGCGAGGGAGAAGAACTCCTGGTGAACTGGCTGAACGAAATCCTCTTTCTCTTCGATTCCGGGGGCTTCTTTCCTGCCGAATTCGTCATCGAACAGGCAACGGAAAACCGGATAAGGGCCCGGATCCTCGGGGAGCCCTTCGACCCGGATCGGCACCCCATCGATCGGGAGATCAAGGCCGCGACCTATCACCAGCTCCGGCTCGAGCATGGGGAGAAGGGATGGCTGGCCCGAGTCTATCTCGATTTGTGA
- a CDS encoding RtcB family protein, producing the protein MSITVEKIDACRWRIPRTGKMRAEGLVFASEALMRVLQREEQQALEQVRNVATLPGLVGPSIAMPDIHWGYGFPIGGVAAFDLEEGVVSPGGVGYDINCGVRLLRSALSAAEIRPRLKELADALFRNVPSGVGSQRRDLKLSSQAERQVLKKGARWAVEQGFGSEEDLRHIEEGGAIPGAELEFVSDRALERGRTQLGTLGSGNHFLEVQQVERIHDQEAAEALGLHEGQLTVTIHTGSRGLGHQVCDDYLRVMLQASRKYGIELPDRQLCCAPLRSPEATQYMGAMACAANFAFANRQLITSWVRESFEQVLGLGPSDLRLSVIYDVCHNIAKWETHRFQGKERRLCVHRKGATRAFPPGHPETPEAYRNVGQPVLIPGDMGRYSYVLVGTSGAFDETFGSTCHGAGRVLSRHAAKKQARGRNIEAELAAQGILIRAAGRATVAEEISEAYKDVMEVVGVVQQAGIGKIVARLRPMAVIKG; encoded by the coding sequence ATGAGCATCACGGTGGAGAAAATTGACGCCTGCCGCTGGCGCATTCCCCGCACGGGGAAAATGCGCGCCGAAGGGCTTGTCTTTGCCTCCGAGGCGCTGATGCGGGTCCTGCAGCGCGAGGAGCAGCAAGCCCTGGAGCAGGTGCGGAATGTGGCCACCCTCCCGGGGCTCGTCGGTCCCTCCATCGCCATGCCGGATATCCACTGGGGGTACGGCTTCCCCATCGGCGGGGTGGCCGCCTTCGACCTGGAAGAGGGGGTCGTCTCTCCCGGAGGCGTCGGCTACGATATCAACTGCGGGGTACGTCTGTTGCGGTCCGCCCTGTCGGCGGCCGAGATCCGTCCCCGCCTCAAGGAACTGGCCGATGCTCTCTTCCGCAACGTCCCCTCAGGGGTCGGTTCCCAGCGGCGGGACCTGAAGCTCTCCTCCCAGGCGGAAAGGCAGGTCCTGAAAAAAGGCGCCCGCTGGGCCGTGGAACAGGGTTTCGGCAGCGAGGAGGACTTGCGGCACATCGAAGAGGGTGGCGCCATCCCCGGCGCAGAACTGGAGTTCGTCTCGGATCGGGCTCTCGAGCGGGGCCGAACGCAGCTGGGCACTCTCGGCTCCGGCAACCATTTTCTCGAGGTGCAGCAGGTCGAAAGAATCCACGACCAGGAGGCCGCCGAGGCCCTTGGACTCCACGAAGGGCAGCTCACGGTCACCATTCACACCGGCAGCAGGGGGCTCGGGCACCAGGTCTGCGACGACTATCTGCGGGTCATGCTGCAGGCCAGCCGCAAATACGGAATAGAGCTCCCCGACCGTCAGCTCTGCTGCGCTCCGCTGAGGAGCCCTGAGGCCACCCAGTACATGGGCGCCATGGCCTGCGCCGCCAATTTCGCCTTCGCCAACCGCCAGCTGATCACCTCCTGGGTGCGGGAATCCTTCGAACAGGTCCTCGGCCTCGGCCCCTCCGATCTGCGCCTTTCGGTCATTTACGACGTCTGCCACAACATCGCCAAATGGGAGACCCACAGGTTCCAGGGGAAGGAGCGGCGCCTTTGCGTCCACCGCAAGGGAGCCACCCGGGCCTTCCCCCCTGGGCACCCGGAAACCCCCGAAGCGTACAGGAATGTGGGGCAGCCGGTGCTCATCCCCGGAGACATGGGCCGCTATTCCTATGTCCTGGTCGGGACCAGCGGCGCTTTCGATGAGACGTTCGGCTCCACCTGTCACGGAGCCGGACGGGTGCTCTCCCGCCACGCCGCGAAGAAACAGGCCAGGGGACGCAACATCGAAGCGGAACTAGCCGCCCAGGGGATCCTCATCCGCGCCGCAGGCCGTGCCACGGTGGCCGAGGAGATATCCGAGGCGTACAAGGACGTCATGGAAGTGGTGGGAGTGGTGCAGCAGGCGGGGATAGGCAAAATAGTGGCACGGCTGAGACCGATGGCGGTTATCAAAGGCTAG
- a CDS encoding complex I NDUFA9 subunit family protein → MKVFLTGGTGFVGSEVLRQLVVAGHTVRCLVRPGSEKKLAVHQGVQIHPGDATEPDTLEEALDGCDAVIHLVGIIREFPGRGITFEKLHFEATRNVAAEAEIQRVKRFVHMSANGTREKAVSSYHRTKWRAEETVRKSSLSWTIFRPSLIFGPGDAFVNMLADMMRKLPVMPVIGDGRYRMSPVAVEDVAASFVRSLALPETIGRTFHCCGPVSYSYNEVLDLIGEALGKNRVSKVHQPVGLMKPVVSLLENFSAFPLTTSQMTMLLEGNECDPKEWAEVFGIAPKSFPQGIRSYLKP, encoded by the coding sequence ATGAAAGTTTTCCTCACCGGCGGCACCGGGTTCGTGGGAAGTGAAGTGCTGCGGCAACTGGTCGTGGCGGGACACACGGTGCGCTGCCTCGTCCGGCCGGGTTCGGAAAAAAAACTCGCCGTCCATCAGGGAGTGCAGATCCATCCGGGAGACGCCACCGAGCCGGACACCCTGGAAGAGGCCCTTGACGGGTGCGATGCGGTCATTCACCTTGTGGGGATCATTCGTGAGTTTCCAGGCCGCGGCATCACCTTCGAAAAGCTGCACTTCGAGGCCACCCGCAACGTGGCGGCGGAGGCCGAGATCCAGCGGGTGAAGCGGTTCGTGCATATGAGCGCCAACGGCACCCGTGAGAAAGCCGTCTCTTCCTATCACCGGACCAAGTGGCGAGCCGAGGAGACCGTACGGAAATCTTCCCTGTCCTGGACCATCTTCCGTCCCAGCCTCATCTTCGGCCCCGGGGACGCCTTCGTCAACATGCTGGCCGACATGATGCGCAAGCTGCCTGTCATGCCTGTCATAGGCGACGGCCGCTACCGGATGAGTCCGGTGGCGGTGGAGGACGTCGCCGCCTCCTTCGTCAGATCTCTTGCCTTGCCGGAGACCATCGGCAGGACCTTTCACTGCTGCGGTCCGGTGAGCTACAGCTACAACGAGGTGCTCGATCTGATCGGCGAGGCTCTCGGGAAAAACCGGGTGTCCAAAGTTCATCAACCTGTCGGCCTGATGAAACCGGTCGTCTCCCTGCTCGAAAACTTCTCCGCCTTCCCCCTCACCACCAGCCAGATGACCATGCTGCTGGAGGGGAACGAATGCGACCCGAAGGAGTGGGCGGAGGTCTTCGGAATCGCGCCGAAGTCGTTTCCGCAGGGGATACGAAGCTATCTGAAACCTTGA